The window CACCCTTGCAGGAGGAACCGGCGCCTGGGCCGCAGCGGGACACGACCTCCACCACCCCGAACAAGCCCCGCGCACGACGTGGGGCATGGAACGCCAGGTCCGCCTGACAGCCGGCGCCCTCGTCCTCGCGGGCCTCGGGCTCGGACTGATCCACCCCGCCTTCCAGCTCATCTCCGCCGCCATGGCGGGCGGCCTTGCCTTCTCCGCCCTCACCAACACGTGCGGCATGGCGGCCGTCCTAGCCAAGCTCCCCCACAACCGGCCGCAGCCTGGCGACATCGATGCCACACTCGCGACCCTCCTCGATCGCTGACCTCGAGGGCAAATACCCCCTGGGGTACCATGGAGACGAACAGCACACCAAGCAGGAGGTACCCGGTGAAGGTCGACGACGACGCGGTCAGTGCAGTCCTCAACCGGCTGCGCCGCGCCCAGGGGCAGCTCGCCGGTGTCATCGCCATGATCGAGGCTGGGCGTGACTGCAAGGACGTCGTCACCCAGCTCGCCGCCGTCTCCAAGGCCCTCGACCGCGCCGGATTCAAGATCGTCGCCAGCGGCATGCGCCAGTGCCTGAACAACGCCGACGAAACCCAGGCCCCCATGACCGAGGAAGAACTCGAAAAGCTCTTCCTCACCCTGGCCTGACAACCATCCGGTACTCCGCGAGCCCACTCAACGGGTCGGCCACGCGCCCCCATCCGATGGTCGCCAACCGGATGGTTGGTCGCGTACCAGCGGGCACATCATCCGGCCATCCGCGGGCAGCGCGGTGAACGGATCTACAACGGATCCGACACTGCAGGTACACAAGCACACCGCGATCGTCCCTGGCTTCCCTCTCGGCGGCAGCCACTATGAGGAACCCGCCTCACCCGGACCGCAGCCGGTGAATCCGGGTGCCGAACACGCGCCAGCGCCGCTCGTTGTCGCGCACGAGTGTTGCCGATTCCGCGAGGAGGTCCGCCGCTCGGTCGAGCAGCTCGGACGCCGAGTAGAGGTAGGCGGGGGCGTTCCGCTCGGACCGGAGGTCGGACCGCAGCGCCGCGGGAGAGAACGTGACCCGGTCCAACAGGTCAAGGGAGCGGCGCAGCAGCCTGGCCACCAGCGCCAGCAACCCCGCCGACTGCCAGTCGTTGGCGATGATGCGATGGCGCTCCCCGAGCAGATCGGCAAGCGCCGGATAGGCTGCCAGCAGGCCTACGGCCTCCCACGCCTGCCCCATGGCGTGCGCGAGCCAGATTCCGGTCTGGTCGCTGTCCTCCGCAAGCTCCCTGACATCCCGCTTCAGCCGCTGGAGCTCGACGGGCTCGTCCTCCCCTTCCATGAAGAGGATCCCCGACTCCGCGACGAGCCCGGGGGCATTCAGATCCTCCGCACCGGCGAACGGATTCCCTGTCGGCTCACCGACGTCGGTCACGCTCCACCGGCCTGCCAGCGACTTCAGTGCCCGGGACCGCGCCTGAAGCTCGTCCGCCTGCCGCAACGGAGCCTGCGAGTAGAACTGCTCGTGTTCTCGATGGAACCGTGCGAGGTTGGCGATCACTTGCAACAGCGGTTCGGGAGGGATGGTCTGCGCCTCGTCCTCGGGCATGCGAGAAGTGTGCGCCCAGGACCCCGCCCACCCGAATGACAACACGCCGCCCGGTCAGGAGCAGGACCAGCGTCTCCCGCTGCTGGTGCAGAGCAGGTCACGGAAGCGCCACCGGCTCCTGGCGCGGCAGCAGCCGTTGCGGCGCTCTCACCAGGAGCGCAGGCTTCTGTACAGGCGGAGCCGAGCCCATCCGGGAGGCGAACGAGAGTATGGCGCACCCCGCAGACCACCGCACTACGGGCAAGGAGCGCAGCACGGCGGTGCTGGATGTGCGGGGCATGGTGCGCGCGAGCCAGCAGAGCACCGTCGCGACCGTACTGGGCCGTCGGCCCGGCGTGCTCGACGTCGAGGTCAACCCGGTGGCGCAGTCGGCCACGGTCGTCTTCGACCCCCGGCGGACCTCGCTCGCCGAGCTGCGCGCATGGGTGACCGAATGCGGATATCACTGCGCCGGCCAGTCGGTTCCCTCGCACATCTGCGATCCGATGCAGGAACCGGACCCGCCCGGCTTGACGGCTGCGCCGCAGCGCCCGCAGACGACGCCCGTCACTACAGCAGGCACGCGCTCGCCCGACGAGGCGAAGGGGCACGGCGGCCACGGGGGCCACGGCGAGATGTCGATGGCCGCGATGGTCGCCGACATGCGCCACCGCTTCCTGGTCGCGGTGGCGTTCTCCGTCCCGATCGTGGTCTGGTCGCCGATCGGCGAGGAGGTCTTCGGCTGGCACGCACCCGTTCCGTTCGGCTTGCGCCAGGACGTGTGGGCACTGTTGCTGAGCCTGCCGGTGATCTTCTACTCGTGCTCGATCTTCTTCGTCGGCGCAGTCCGGGCCCTGCGTGCCCGTACGTTGGACATGATGGTGCTCGTGGCGGTCGCCGTCGGTGCCGGCTGGCTGTACTCGCTGATTGTCACCCTCACCGGGGGCGGGGACGTCTTCTACGAGGCGGCCACCGTGCTGGCCTCCTTCGTCCTGCTGGGCCACTGGTTCGAGATGCGTGCCCGCGGCGGTGCCAACGATGCCATTCGTACTCTCCTGGACCTCGCCCCGCCGAAAGCCGTGATTCTGCGGGATGGTGTGCCCGTGGAGGTCGCCACCGCCGAGGTGGTCGTCGGGGATCTGCTGCTCGTACGCCCCGGGACGAAGATCGCCGCGGACGGGGTCGTGGAGGAGGGTGAGAGCGAGGTCGACGAGTCGACCGTGACCGGGGAGAGCATGCCCGTGCACAAGGGCCCCGGCTCCCCGGTGGTCGGCGCCACCCTCAACGCCAACGGCACGCTGCGGGTGCGGGCGACCGAGGTCGGTGCGGACACGGCACTGGCCCAGATCGTCAAGCTCGTCCAGGAGGCCCAGAACTCCAAGGCCCCCGGTCAGCGGCTCGCCGACCGGGCCGCCTTCTGGCTCGTCCT of the Streptomyces sp. NBC_01294 genome contains:
- a CDS encoding rhodanese-like domain-containing protein; translated protein: MTTPHALSAHQAHTRLHELTVLDVRTPGEYAAGHLPGALNIPLDQISRALPAIRHAADRGDILVVCTSGARSDSACQTLAEHGIDTATLAGGTGAWAAAGHDLHHPEQAPRTTWGMERQVRLTAGALVLAGLGLGLIHPAFQLISAAMAGGLAFSALTNTCGMAAVLAKLPHNRPQPGDIDATLATLLDR
- a CDS encoding metal-sensitive transcriptional regulator, encoding MKVDDDAVSAVLNRLRRAQGQLAGVIAMIEAGRDCKDVVTQLAAVSKALDRAGFKIVASGMRQCLNNADETQAPMTEEELEKLFLTLA